In Frondihabitans sp. PAMC 28766, a genomic segment contains:
- a CDS encoding type II toxin-antitoxin system PemK/MazF family toxin — protein sequence MVIAHGDVVWVDFGSPRGSEPAKVRPAVVAQENWLLATDIATVLVVPLTSNTALEAFPGNVLVPIEASGLERDSVAVVSQIGPVSREYLDPYPVGHLPSYIVSKVAAGVRLVAGI from the coding sequence GTGGTAATCGCCCACGGCGACGTGGTCTGGGTGGACTTCGGTTCACCGCGAGGTTCGGAGCCCGCGAAGGTCCGCCCGGCGGTCGTCGCGCAAGAGAACTGGCTGCTGGCCACCGACATCGCCACCGTCCTGGTCGTGCCGCTGACGTCGAACACGGCGCTCGAGGCGTTTCCCGGCAATGTGCTGGTGCCGATCGAGGCGTCGGGGCTAGAGAGAGACTCGGTGGCAGTCGTCTCGCAGATCGGCCCCGTGAGCCGTGAGTACCTCGACCCGTACCCGGTCGGGCATCTGCCGTCGTACATCGTCTCGAAAGTGGCTGCGGGCGTGCGCCTCGTCGCCGGCATCTGA
- a CDS encoding CopG family transcriptional regulator, which yields MRTAISLPDGDFERFERVAARNHMNRSEFYRLAADKLARELEGDAELTAQANAAIARAGQPSEDSAFLRASEQNLLRSTEW from the coding sequence ATGAGAACTGCTATCTCGCTTCCGGACGGCGACTTCGAGCGCTTCGAGCGTGTCGCGGCCCGCAACCACATGAACCGCTCGGAGTTCTACCGGCTGGCGGCGGACAAGCTGGCCCGCGAGCTCGAAGGCGACGCCGAGCTCACCGCGCAGGCCAACGCCGCCATCGCACGGGCCGGACAACCGTCGGAAGACAGCGCTTTTCTCCGCGCGTCAGAGCAGAACCTCCTTCGAAGCACGGAGTGGTAA
- a CDS encoding amidohydrolase family protein produces MPDSTPTRPVILRAATVVDVSRGTLRRDVDVLIEIGRIQRIAPTGTLAIQGADVVDAQGRFVVPGFVDAHAHPIGRESATENLELMGAFGITGFRQMSGSPRLLDDRATGRLGLPSDGPSLLALPGDLLTPMNAGTSQAAVATLRAQKDQGADFVKVVSVSPAVLLDVLDEAARLSLPVAGHLPNGIDVREVSRRGMRCIEHLGPGVGITAATADDEPAILAEAAAGARTLKAPPIKLPGMGRMVENMLKKIIVNPVTANKEVDIDLLSRADATFDEDKARAVARLFVENETWQCPTLIRVRTQQLADDPRHTGDPELRFVSPGTVAVWQKSNEKYAAQGDSAHATYRRTYSLQLRLTKIFDEEGVPLLVGTDSGGAGWVIPGHAIHQEFDELAAAGLSPLSVLRAATSNAAAFFGTSSTQGDVAEGFDADLVLLGSDPLQSVDALHDIVGVVRAGRYRPASELDAVKERIAAARSIQ; encoded by the coding sequence ATGCCGGATTCGACACCCACCCGCCCCGTGATCCTGCGCGCTGCCACGGTCGTCGACGTGAGCCGCGGCACTCTGCGCCGCGACGTCGACGTCCTGATCGAGATAGGCAGGATCCAGCGCATCGCCCCGACCGGCACCCTCGCCATCCAGGGCGCCGACGTCGTCGATGCACAGGGCCGATTCGTCGTGCCGGGCTTCGTCGACGCCCACGCGCACCCGATCGGACGCGAGAGCGCGACCGAGAACCTCGAGCTGATGGGGGCGTTCGGCATCACCGGCTTCCGGCAGATGAGCGGGTCGCCCCGTCTGCTGGACGACCGTGCCACCGGCCGACTCGGGCTGCCCTCCGACGGGCCGAGCCTCCTGGCCCTGCCGGGAGACCTTCTGACACCCATGAACGCCGGCACGTCGCAGGCGGCCGTGGCGACGCTGCGGGCTCAGAAGGATCAGGGCGCCGACTTCGTCAAGGTCGTCTCGGTCTCGCCCGCGGTGCTGCTCGACGTGCTCGACGAGGCCGCACGCCTGTCGCTGCCGGTCGCGGGGCACCTGCCGAACGGCATCGACGTGCGCGAGGTGTCGAGGCGCGGCATGCGCTGCATCGAGCACCTCGGCCCCGGTGTCGGAATCACGGCGGCCACGGCCGACGACGAGCCGGCGATCCTCGCCGAAGCCGCCGCAGGTGCGCGCACCTTGAAGGCTCCCCCCATCAAGCTGCCCGGCATGGGCCGGATGGTCGAGAACATGCTGAAGAAGATCATCGTCAACCCGGTCACGGCCAACAAAGAGGTCGACATCGACCTTCTCTCGCGAGCCGACGCCACGTTCGACGAAGACAAGGCGCGCGCGGTCGCCCGCCTCTTCGTCGAGAACGAGACGTGGCAGTGCCCGACTCTCATCCGCGTGCGGACGCAGCAGCTCGCCGACGACCCCCGGCATACGGGCGACCCCGAGCTGCGCTTCGTCTCGCCCGGCACCGTGGCTGTGTGGCAGAAGTCGAACGAGAAGTACGCCGCCCAAGGAGATTCGGCTCACGCCACCTACCGACGCACCTACTCGCTGCAGCTGCGCCTGACGAAGATCTTCGACGAGGAGGGCGTGCCCCTGCTCGTCGGCACAGACTCAGGCGGCGCGGGCTGGGTGATCCCGGGCCACGCGATCCACCAGGAGTTCGACGAGCTGGCGGCCGCGGGCCTCTCGCCTCTCAGCGTGCTGAGGGCGGCGACCTCGAATGCCGCGGCGTTCTTCGGCACCTCCTCCACGCAGGGCGACGTGGCCGAGGGCTTCGACGCCGACTTGGTGCTGCTGGGCAGCGACCCGCTGCAGAGCGTCGACGCCCTGCACGACATCGTGGGCGTCGTGCGCGCGGGGCGCTACCGCCCCGCGTCCGAGCTCGACGCCGTCAAGGAGCGCATCGCGGCGGCCCGCTCGATCCAGTAG
- a CDS encoding dihydrofolate reductase family protein produces MSKVRVHNFAISIDGFGTGADQSLEAPFGHADGRLMQWFMGTPTFRAMQGQPGGTEGVDEEFASQWATGIGAEIMGRNKFGPQRGEWPDDGWKGWWDDDPPFHTPVFVLTHFPKPRLEMAGGTTFHFIDATPADALAQAREAAGDADIRIGGGVETVREFLAADLVDHLHLVVVPIVLGRGERLWDGLEGLEERFTTEAVSSPSGVTHLTFTRRERD; encoded by the coding sequence GTGTCGAAAGTCCGCGTGCACAATTTCGCCATCTCGATCGACGGGTTCGGCACGGGCGCCGACCAGTCGCTCGAAGCACCGTTCGGCCACGCCGACGGCCGGCTCATGCAGTGGTTCATGGGCACGCCGACCTTTCGGGCCATGCAGGGTCAGCCCGGCGGCACCGAGGGTGTCGACGAGGAGTTCGCCAGCCAGTGGGCCACCGGCATCGGCGCCGAGATCATGGGCCGCAACAAGTTCGGCCCGCAGCGCGGCGAATGGCCCGACGACGGCTGGAAGGGCTGGTGGGACGACGACCCGCCCTTCCACACCCCGGTCTTCGTGCTCACGCACTTCCCCAAGCCGCGCCTCGAGATGGCGGGCGGCACGACCTTCCACTTCATCGACGCCACGCCCGCGGACGCACTCGCCCAGGCGCGCGAAGCAGCGGGCGACGCCGACATCAGGATCGGGGGCGGAGTCGAGACCGTCCGTGAGTTCCTGGCCGCCGACCTCGTCGACCACCTGCACCTCGTCGTCGTGCCGATCGTGCTCGGTCGTGGCGAGCGGCTCTGGGACGGCCTCGAAGGGCTGGAGGAGCGATTCACGACGGAAGCGGTCTCCTCGCCCAGCGGCGTGACGCACCTGACGTTCACGCGCCGCGAGCGCGACTGA